Below is a genomic region from Deinobacterium chartae.
CCGAGTCGGTGGACACCACCCGCGTGATCCCCAGGCGGTAGGCGATCTCCGAGGCCAAGAAGGACTTGCCGGTACCGGTCACCCCGCCGATCAGGATGATGATCGGGCGCTGCGGACGGCGGATGGCGCGCAGCAGCCGGTAACGGTCAGCCATGTCATCGCCGATCTCGCGGCGCAAGATCTCCTCGACCAGCGCGCGCAGATGATGACGCGGCACGGCGCGCAGGTCCTCCTGGCGCAAGCGCAGCTCGGTCTCCCGCGCGATGCGGTGAGCCAGCGCCGGACTCAGACCGGTCGCCAGCAGCGACTGGGCCAAGATGCCCTTGGAGAACGGGAAGGTCACGCCGCCCTCGTCGACCACCGCCATCAGCCCACGCTGGTGATAGCGCGCCAGGTAAGCCTCGCGCGCCGCGTGCCCGATCAGCTCCTCGAGCACCTCCTCGGTCAGGCGCTCGACCTGCTCGAGCGGCAGTTCGTGCACCCCGCTCTGACGCAGGCGGCGGTCCACCTCCTTGGCCACCGCATAGGCCTGTTTGGGCATCAGCCCAGCCCCCTCGAGGCTGCGCGCCAGGATGCCGCGCGAGAACGGCAGACGGCTGCCGCCGTCCACGACGTTGATGTCCTCGAAGGTGGGGGTCTGCGCGGCGAAACGCTGACCGAAATCCGCTCCGAGCAGTTCGCGGGCAAAACGGCTCACCAGCGCCTTGAGTTCGTCGGGGGTAATAACGCGCTGATCGGTGTCGAGCAGGTACTGCTCCACGTTGCGCGCAATGGCGGCTCCCGCCTCCTGGTCCACCCCGGCATTCAGCAGCGACTCGATCACCAGCCCCTTGGAAAAAGGCCAGCGGTGCTGCCCGCTCGAAACAAAGATCTCCCGCACGTCCCTAACGCCGGTAGACGCCCTCGAGCATGAACGAAAGAGCCTTGAGCATCTCCTGCTTCAGTGGGCGCTCGGAGCCGTAAGCGCTCCAGCGCAGCGCCGTCATCAGGTAGGTGTCCGCGATGGTGTTGCACATCCGCTCGAGGCTGATGTCCTCGCGCAGGCGCCCGGCGAGCGCCAGCGGACGCAGGATCAGCTCGACCACCTTCGAGAGCGGCAGCGCCTGATACGCCACACGCGCGCGTTCGGGGTCCGGGTTGAGCAACTCGTAGGCCAGCGGCGGAATCAGGTCGCGTTCGCGCGCACTCTCGTCGGCCAGCCGCTCCCACACCTCCTCGAGGACCCGGACCGGTTCGGCCCCCTCGTTCAGGCGGGCCAGCGCGTGGTCGTGCAGGCGCTCCACGATCTCCGAGCCGTAATCGAGCAGCACGGCCTCCTTGTAGGGGTAGTAGTTGAAAAAAGTTCCCCGCGAGACGTGAGCGCCCTTGGCAATGTCGGTAGCGGTGGTCTGCTGAAAGCCGCGCTGCTTGAACAGGTCAATGGCGACCTGGTAGATGCGGGCGCGACGGCGCTCCTTCTGACGTTCACGCAGCGAGAGGCTTTCCATGACTGCATAATACTGCACTCGGCCAAAAACAGGACATTTCTGGCGGTCTGGCCGCAAGACCACCTGTTTGGGCACGCAGATGTTGCACCGATCGCGCCGTTTGTACAGGCAAAGTGCGGGCGGGAGGTGATGGCCTCCCGCCCGCACCGCAGCGTTTCAGGCTCAGTCGCTCGCCAGCGAAGCGCCCTGCCCCGCATACTGCAGCTGGTACAGCTTCGAGTAGTAGCCGCCGCGCGCGAGCAGCTCGAGGTGCGAGCCCTGCTCGACCACCCGGCCCTTGCGCATCACCACGATGCGGTCACAGTGCTCGATGGTGGACAGGCGGTGCGCGATGATGATCGAGGTGCGGCCCGCCATCACCTTGGTCAGCGCCTCCTGGATCTGCAGCTCGGTCTCGGTGTCCACCGAGGCGGTCGCCTCGTCGAGGACCAGCAGGATGTCCGGGTTCTGGATCAGGGCGCGGGCAAAGGCCAGCAGCTGCTTCTGCCCGGTAGAGAGCGTGGCCCCGCGCTCGCGCACCTCGCTTTTGTAGCCGTCGGGCAGGCTCATGATGAAGTCGTGCACGCCCACGTACTTACAGGCCTGCACGATGCGCTCGAGCGGGATACTCTCGTCTCCCAGCCGCAGGTTGCTCTCGATGGTCCCGGCGAACAGGAACACGTCTTGCAGCACCACACCGATGTGCTTGCGCAGATCGTGCTGCGCGTACGCCCGCACGTCGTGCCCGTCCACCTTCACCGCGCCGCGCTGCACATCGTAAAAGCGCGACACCAGCGAGATGATCGAGGTCTTGCCCGCGCCGGTAGCCCCCACCAGCGCCACGCTCTCGCCGGGTCGGATGTGCAAGTCGATGCCGCGCAGGGTCCAGCGCTCGTCCGAGTCCGGTGTAGTGGCAGTCACCGAGGTGTCATAGGCGAACCAGACGCCCTCGAGGTCCACCTGTCCCCGGAAGCCCTCGAGCTTGTGGGGACGCTCGGGGTCCTTGATCTCCTCTTCGGTGTCGAGCACGCCGAAGATGCGCTCGCTCGAGGCCATGGCGGCCTGCAGGTTGTTGAGCACGTCGGCCAGGTCCTGGATCGGCTGGAACAATTGGGTGACCCAGCCGATGAAGGCCACCAGCGTCCCCAGGGTGACACCTGCCCCCACCAGGATCTGGTTACCCGCGTAGTACAGCACCGCGCCCACCGCGACCTGCGCGAGCAGCTGCACGGTCGGCATGAACAGGCTGAACCACTTCACCGAATCGATCAAGGAGCGCAAGAAGGCGCGGTTGGCCAGGTCGAACTTGACCTGGTTGCGGCCCTCGCGGTTGAACAGCTGCACGGTCAGCATCCCGGTGATGTTCTCGTTGAGCTGGGTATTGACGATCGCCTGACGGATGCGGGTGTTGCGGTACGCGTCGCGCAGGTGCCGGCGGAAAAAGGCGGTCACCCAGAACAGCACCGGGAGCACCGTGAACGAGATCAGCGCCAGCCGCCAGTCCAGCGAGATCATGATGATCATGTACGCCAGGATCAGGAAGGTCGAGGTCACCAGCGCGGCCAGGCCGTTGGTGATGAACATGTTGATCGCGTCCACGTCCGAGGTGACGCGGGTGATCAGACGGCCCACCGGGTTCTTGTCGTAGTAGCCCAGGTGCAGCCGCTGCAGCTTCGAGAAGAGGTCGCTGCGGATGTCGTAGAGCACGTGCTGTCCGATCCAGCTCAGCGCGTAGGTAAAGCCGTAGCGCAGCCCGAACTCGAACAGCTTCAGCCCCAGGTAGGCGGCGGCCAGCAGCAGCAGCGCATTGAACAGCGCCTCGGGGGTGTTGTTCAATGCCTCACAGCGCACCCCGGGCGTCTGCACCAGGTAGCAGTCGATCGCGTGCCGCTGCAGCAGTCCGAACAGCGGCTGCAGCACCGCGAGCAGCAGGGCAGCGACCAGCACCAGCACGGTGATGGCCTGATAAGGCTTGAGGTAGCGCAGCACCCTCCGCGCGAGCTTGGCGTCGAAATCCTTGCTAAAGGCGTCGTCTTGCTGCATCACTTGACCTCCACCTCTCCCTCCGGCGAGGCCTGCACGCTGTCCGAGTCCACCTCGAGGTCACCGGCCAGTTTCTGCTTGCGGTCGAGTTCCGCGTAGCGCCCGCCCAGAGCCAGCAGCTCCTGGTGCGTGCCCTGTTCCACGATCCGGCCGTCCTCGAGGACCACGATGAAATCGGCGTGGCGCAGCGTGGAGACGCGGTGTCCGATGAGGAGCGTGGTCCGCCCCTGCAAGACCTCCTTGAGGCCGCGCAGGATGCGCGACTCGGTCTCGGTGTCCACCGCCGAGGTGGCGTCGTCGAGGATCAGGATTTCCGGTTCGCGCACGATGGCGCGGGCCAGCGCGGTGCGCTGGCGCTGACCGCCCGAGAGGGTCACGCCGCGCTCGCCGAGTTCGGTGTCGTAGCCGTTGGGAAAGTCCTCAACGTCGTGTGCGAGGCCCGCGATGCGCGCGGCCCGTTTGATCCGCTCCATGTCCAGCGGCGGCTCGCTCTCGGGCGGAGCCGGACTTTTCAGCACCGATACGCCGGTGGGCACGGGCGTGTAGTTGCGGGTGTCCAGACCGAAGGCGATGTTGCGCGCGATCGAGTCCGAGAACAAGAAAGGCTCCTGCGGCACCATGGCGATGTTCTCGCGCAGTACCTGTAGCGGGATCTCGCGGGTGTCGTACCCGCCCACCCGCACCGAGCCCTCGGTCGGGTCGATCATACGCGCCACCAGTTGCGCGATGGTGGTCTTGCCGCTGCCGGTCGGGCCGGTGATACCGACCGTCTGCCCGCGCTGGATGCGCAGGTTGATGTCCTGCAGCACCGTCGCCTTGTCGTAGCGCACCGTGACGTCGCGCAGCTCGATGTCTCCCGTGATCCGGCGAATACCGGGATCCGTGCGACCTCCGTCGGCGATCTGCGGGCGGGCCTTGAGCACCTCGAGCAGGCGGCCCCACGAGGACAT
It encodes:
- a CDS encoding ATP cone domain-containing protein, producing MREIFVSSGQHRWPFSKGLVIESLLNAGVDQEAGAAIARNVEQYLLDTDQRVITPDELKALVSRFARELLGADFGQRFAAQTPTFEDINVVDGGSRLPFSRGILARSLEGAGLMPKQAYAVAKEVDRRLRQSGVHELPLEQVERLTEEVLEELIGHAAREAYLARYHQRGLMAVVDEGGVTFPFSKGILAQSLLATGLSPALAHRIARETELRLRQEDLRAVPRHHLRALVEEILRREIGDDMADRYRLLRAIRRPQRPIIILIGGVTGTGKSFLASEIAYRLGITRVVSTDSVREVMRAMVSPALLPALHASTFDAWHALFGGDSDDRPDREQLLLGFREQVQQVSVGLEAIVTRSAAEHTSLVVEGVHLVPGFLMSKPFENAVVVPMVVTVPDAEEHRKHFYSRDQETRHHRPMQRYLRHFSEIRALQDYVRSAALENGVPLLDGLSLDRAAEQAIEVIAQRVLGNLTALERATLED
- a CDS encoding TetR/AcrR family transcriptional regulator — translated: MESLSLRERQKERRRARIYQVAIDLFKQRGFQQTTATDIAKGAHVSRGTFFNYYPYKEAVLLDYGSEIVERLHDHALARLNEGAEPVRVLEEVWERLADESARERDLIPPLAYELLNPDPERARVAYQALPLSKVVELILRPLALAGRLREDISLERMCNTIADTYLMTALRWSAYGSERPLKQEMLKALSFMLEGVYRR
- a CDS encoding ABC transporter ATP-binding protein; this translates as MQQDDAFSKDFDAKLARRVLRYLKPYQAITVLVLVAALLLAVLQPLFGLLQRHAIDCYLVQTPGVRCEALNNTPEALFNALLLLAAAYLGLKLFEFGLRYGFTYALSWIGQHVLYDIRSDLFSKLQRLHLGYYDKNPVGRLITRVTSDVDAINMFITNGLAALVTSTFLILAYMIIMISLDWRLALISFTVLPVLFWVTAFFRRHLRDAYRNTRIRQAIVNTQLNENITGMLTVQLFNREGRNQVKFDLANRAFLRSLIDSVKWFSLFMPTVQLLAQVAVGAVLYYAGNQILVGAGVTLGTLVAFIGWVTQLFQPIQDLADVLNNLQAAMASSERIFGVLDTEEEIKDPERPHKLEGFRGQVDLEGVWFAYDTSVTATTPDSDERWTLRGIDLHIRPGESVALVGATGAGKTSIISLVSRFYDVQRGAVKVDGHDVRAYAQHDLRKHIGVVLQDVFLFAGTIESNLRLGDESIPLERIVQACKYVGVHDFIMSLPDGYKSEVRERGATLSTGQKQLLAFARALIQNPDILLVLDEATASVDTETELQIQEALTKVMAGRTSIIIAHRLSTIEHCDRIVVMRKGRVVEQGSHLELLARGGYYSKLYQLQYAGQGASLASD
- a CDS encoding ABC transporter ATP-binding protein gives rise to the protein MDRLKELWPYLRNHSRQYVVGMLAVVIANIAVTLGPLVIGKALDALKFSLDGDPATPAVRGGELLWYALGLVGAAALSGGMMLIVRRQIVVASRQTDYEIRRDIFANLTTLDKYYYDRARTGDLMNRLTGDLTAVREMIGFGLWQIGMIISIFVVSFYWFFSISWQLTLLVMVLIPIIVGVLTYLTRLIAKRYVLSQEQMSAISAKAQENFSGVRVVKGYAIEDREIREYQSMNDELIRRNLNLTRVDGPLAAFMSLLMGIAYVLVLVVGGRMILGLVPGSAITIGEFTQFVLTLERLTWPMLSIGMLVNISQRGMSSWGRLLEVLKARPQIADGGRTDPGIRRITGDIELRDVTVRYDKATVLQDINLRIQRGQTVGITGPTGSGKTTIAQLVARMIDPTEGSVRVGGYDTREIPLQVLRENIAMVPQEPFLFSDSIARNIAFGLDTRNYTPVPTGVSVLKSPAPPESEPPLDMERIKRAARIAGLAHDVEDFPNGYDTELGERGVTLSGGQRQRTALARAIVREPEILILDDATSAVDTETESRILRGLKEVLQGRTTLLIGHRVSTLRHADFIVVLEDGRIVEQGTHQELLALGGRYAELDRKQKLAGDLEVDSDSVQASPEGEVEVK